The following coding sequences are from one Leptolyngbya sp. NIES-3755 window:
- a CDS encoding phospholipid/glycerol acyltransferase (similar to AA sequence:cyanobase_aa:LBDG_21920), producing the protein MSNLATVEPWLYWSLFPIHRAFLKLYFGSIDIQGREHLPEKGPLILASKHFSRWDPLVLSLLSKEPLRFMTNANQFEGIQGWMIERLGGFPVNLSRPSVSSLRSAIDLLHARRKLVIFPEGGIVRDQPLREFKTGLARLVLQAEASGKVQVPILPIALSYSPAATVRANISIHIAAPLHTSAYRQETDKQTAEVITKALHLEILKALPHRG; encoded by the coding sequence CCACCGTCGAACCCTGGCTCTACTGGTCGCTCTTCCCCATTCATCGAGCATTTCTGAAACTTTATTTTGGCTCGATCGACATCCAAGGACGAGAACACCTCCCCGAAAAGGGTCCTCTAATTCTGGCTTCTAAACATTTCAGCCGTTGGGACCCTCTTGTTCTTTCGCTTCTCAGCAAAGAACCGCTCAGATTCATGACCAATGCCAATCAGTTCGAGGGAATTCAGGGTTGGATGATCGAGCGCCTTGGTGGATTTCCGGTAAATCTCTCTCGCCCAAGCGTCTCCAGCTTGCGAAGCGCGATCGATCTGCTCCATGCCAGACGCAAGCTCGTGATTTTTCCAGAAGGGGGAATTGTGCGTGATCAACCCCTCCGAGAATTTAAAACCGGACTTGCCAGATTAGTGCTTCAAGCGGAGGCGAGTGGGAAAGTGCAAGTACCGATTTTACCGATCGCTCTCTCTTATTCTCCTGCTGCCACAGTCCGCGCAAACATATCCATTCATATCGCTGCGCCTCTACATACAAGCGCCTATCGACAAGAAACCGACAAGCAGACTGCTGAAGTCATCACCAAAGCTCTTCACCTCGAGATTCTGAAAGCCTTGCCGCATCGCGGTTAG